The genomic segment GCGGTGACCACCCGCGGATCGACGTAGGAGCTGCGTGCCACGGCGGGAGTGTTGCCGAGTTCCTCGGACACTTCCTTCATCACGGCCGCCTCCACGCGCTTGCGCACCGTCTTGTTGACCGGCGGGTCGGCGTCGACGAAGGCCGCCGCGGCGAGCACCGTCCCGTGCCACGTGCGCAGATCCTTGACGCTGTAGTCCTCGCCCAGCAGTTCCTTGAATTTGGCGTTGAGATCGTCGGAATGGATGTCGACCCACCCGGAGTCGGTCTGACATACCAGCAACCGGCCGCTCGGGCTGCACCGGCGCAATTCGCGGACGACGGCCACCACGTCGGGATCGGAGATCGTCCAGTTCCGCTGCACCCCACTCTTGGCCGGATAGTCGAACACCACCGCGCCGCCGGAGACCGTCACGTGGTCGCAGAGCAGTGTCGCGATCCCGTAGGAGTTGTTCTCCTCGGCGTAGGCCTCACCGCCGGCGCGAAAATACCCCCGATCGAGCAGATGCAGCGCCAGCGCCAACACCCGGTCCCTGGTGAGGCCGTGGCCGTTGAGATCCTCCGCGATCCGGGAGCGCCACTCGGACAGTCCCGACGACATCTGCAGCACCCGGTCGAACTTCTCCTCGCTGCGCTCCTCCTGCCACTTCTGGTGATAGAGGTATTGGCGCCGGCCGGCCGCATCGGTGCCGACGGCCTGGATGTGTCCGTTCGGGTGTGGCGAGATCCACACCTTGCGCCAGGCCGGCGGGATCACGAGGTCCTTGATCCGCTGCACCGTCTTCTCGTCGGTGAGTAATTCACCGTCAGCGGTGTAGTAAGAGAAGCCCTTGCCCCGGCGGACACGACGAAGGCCCGGCCCGTTCACCGAGCTGCGCCGTAGTCTCATCGATCACCGAACAAGAATTTGCGCGGCGCAGGTTTGAACTCATGGGTCGGGTGGGTACGAGGGTGCCACCATGACGACGACTTCCTGGGTTGTGCTGCGCACGCTTCCGGCCTCATGCGCACCGGTTACCCGGCCAACCCGGTCACCACACGACCGTGGTTAGCACACCTGTGAACTGGAGTAGTGTCGGGTCGACATTGCCAGGAGGCCAGATGACGGATGGCGAAAGCCAAGGCGGCGCGCACCAGCGAGGGGACAGCGCCGTCGAACTGAGGGTTGCTGCCAGGTTGGAGAACCTGGCCGTACTGCGCACCGTGGTCGGCGCGGTCGGCACGTTCGAAGACCTGGATTTCGACGCCGTCGCGGACTTGCGGCTGGCGGTCGACGAGGCCTGCACCCGCCTGATCCGCTCGGCGTCGCCGGAAGCGACGCTGGTGGTGGTCGTCGATGCACACGACGACGTGGTCGTGGTCGAGGCGTCGACGACGTGCGACACCTACGACGTGGTCACCCCCGGCAGCTTCAGCTGGCATGTGCTGAGCTCGCTGACCGACGATGTGCAGACATTCCACAACGGTCACGAGTCCAGTGGCGACGGGCAGGTCTTCGGCATCACTCTGACCACGAGGCGGGCGGGCTCCGGGCAGTGAATTCCCGAGCTACGGATAGTTCGCCCAAACGGACGAACTCGGAGTACGCCGACGTCCCGGATATGTTCCGGGAGCTGGCGAAACTGGATGCCGATTCGCCGCAGTTCCAGCGACAGCGTGACCGCATCGTCGAACGGTGCCTGCCGCTGGCCGATCACATCGCCCGCCGTTTCGACGGTCGCGGCGAACCTCGCGACGATCTGGTGCAGGTGGCCCGCGTCGGATTGGTCAATGCGGTCATCCGCTACGACGTCGAGACCGGTTCGGATTTCGTCTCGTTCGCCGTGCCGACGATCATGGGTGAGGTCCGGCGACACTTCCGTGACAACAGCTGGTCGGTCAAGGTCCCGCGCCGGCTCAAGGAACTGCACCTGCGCCTTGGTGCAGCGACCTCGGAGCTGTCACAGCGGCTGGGACGCGCGCCGACCGCCTCCGAACTCGCCGTCGAGCTCGGCATGGAGCGCGAAGAGGTCATCGAGGGTCTGGTCGCGGGCAGTTCGTACAACACCCTGTCGATCGACAGTGGTGGCAGCGGCAGCGACGAAGACGCGCCGGCGATCATGGACACCCTGGGTGATGTCGACTTGAGCCTGGATCAGATCGAGAACCGCGAGGCGTTGCGCCCGCTGCTGGCCGCACTGCCAGAGCGGGAACGCACCGTCTTGCTGCTGCGGTTCTTCGAGTCGCTCACCCAGACTCAGATCGCCGAGCGCGTCGGCATCTCACAGATGCACGTGTCGCGGCTGCTCGCGAAGTCGCTAACTCGGCTCCGGGACCAGCTGCAGTAGCCGGCGGGGTTCGCCGTCGAGCATCTCGATGGCTTCCCGGACCGACTCGGCGACCGGCAGGGTGTGGTCCGGATCGCAGACCCGCAGCAGCCGCGCCACCGCGTCGCCGGTCACCATCACCCATCGTGCCGACGCGTTGGCGCAGCGGACGTTGATGGTGTGCAGCGCCGAGAATCCGGCGGTTCCGAAGAACGCGAGCGGGCTGAGGTCCAGGACCAGATGGCTGCCGGTGCCGGCGCACTCGTCGACATGGTCGGCGAACGCGACGGCGTTGGACGCGTCGAGCTCGCCCTGGACCGTGATGATCCCGACGGTGTCGTCGGGCCAAATAGTAGTGAAGCGAGCGGTGTGGCAATCGACAGAATGCGACACAGCCGAACGCTCTGGCTGATCTGTACTGGTGACAGACATAGTGACTCCATCAGTGAACGAGTATTCGTACTGTGGATCACGTCAGAGTGGGTAGGCCCGTACGGTGCAGGGAGCTCGCGCGCCTCGCACGTCTTTGACGTATTTCCGGGCGGCTGTTAACTCAACCTGACTTGAACTGTACGCCGATTATCCGACCCGTGGACAGCAATGCGGCGGGTTCTCATAAACCTCAGAGTCCAGGGACGCGGGCTGGTCGCGGATGTGTCAAATTTGTCGCGAAAAGCGTTGATTGCGTTGAGAACTCGCAGGTGTGCCCGGCGGATGCGCGTTTGCTGAGACTCGACGCCCGGGTGGCCGCTCGGGGGTGGCGCAGGGTCGCGAGTTCCATCGGTACACACTGTTCACATGTCGAAGTCCTCTGTGACGGCCGGCGTGCTGTTGGCCGCCGGGGCGGGCACCCGCTACGGCATGCCGAAAGTTCTTGCCGCCCACGGTGCTTGGCTGCGATCCGCGGTGGCGGCCCTGGCCGGCGGGGGTTGTGCCGACGTGGTGGTGGTGCTGGGCGCTGCGATCGTCGACGTCCCGGCACCAGCCCGGGCGGTGATCGCCGATGACTGGCGGCAGGGCATGGGAATTTCCCTGCACACCGGATTGGCCGCAATTTCGCATGCTGACTTTTGTGTGATACTCACCGTCGACACCCCCGACATCGGCGCCGACGTCGTCGCTCGGGTGCTCGCGGCGGCGCGCTCGTCGCAGTCCGGAATCGCTCGCGCCACCTACGACGGGCGGCCCGGCCATCCGGTCGTGATAGCCCGCCGGCACTGGCCGGCCCTCGATGAGTCCCTGCACGGCGACGAGGGCGCGCGGCGGTTCCTGGCGGCCCGTACCGACGTGGTGGCCGTCGACTGCGCGGATCTGGCCACCGGCCGTGACGTCGATACCGCTACACCGTCAGATTGAGCGCGGCCGCGGCGAAGCGGCGCACCGCGGTCGCGGCCACCGATGCCGCCTCGTCATGACCGGGCCTGGCTCGTGTCGACAGGGTCGCCGTGCGCGGATCGACGGTGACCTCGGCCAGCAGTTCACCGGTCGTCGGTTCGCACACCGCCCAGGAGTAGCCGGTTTCGGCGGCCCACTGCTCGAGGCGTTTGGTCACATACTGCGGGTCGGTCTCGCCGAGGTCGGCCAGCGCCGGCCGGTCGTCGATCCGCTCGTCGGCGCGCAGAGCTCGCAAATACCAAGTGCCTGCGTTGATTTCGACGGGATCCATATCAGCGACGACCGTAGAGCAGCATGCCGAGCACCGGCAGCGCCAACCAGGCCAGCCAGCCGTGCGGCACCAGAATGGTGAACCCCAGCGCGACCAGCGGGATGAGCGCCATCACGATCGCACGCCAGTCGCGGGCACGAACCAGGTCCGGCGTGCGGTCCCCGCCGGGCTTGGCAGGCAGGTCGGCGAAGATCGGCGCGAGGTCGGCGCGGGTCACCGCGGCGGCGACCGCAGCGCTGCGTTCGGAGAACTCATCCGGGTTCAGCCGGCCCTCGGAGAACTGCCGACTGAGCAATGCCTGCGCCTCTTCCCGTTCGGCGGTGCCGATCCGGACCCCCTCGTCTTCACTCACACGATCCATCATGCTGGATGGCGTGCGAATCACCGTGTTTGGCGCCACCGGGCAGATCGGCCGACAGGTCGTCGAGTTACTCACCGGGGAGGGGCACGACGTGGTGGCGGCGTCGCGCCAGTCCGGCGTCGATGTGTTGACTTCAGACGGTGTCGCCGATGCGGTGCGCGACACCCACGTCCTCGTCGACGTGCTCAACTCGCCGTCCTACGAGGACGAGCCGGTGCTCGAGTTCTTCGGCACCGCCACCCGCACCCTCGTGGCGGCCGCCCGCACCGCCGGCGTCGGGCACTACGTCGCGCTGTCGATCGTCGGGGTCACCCGGCTACCCACGAGCGGCTATATGCGGGCCAAGGTGGCGCAGGAGACGTTGATCGAGGCGTCCGGGCTGCCGTACACGATCGTGCGGGCCACCCAGTTCATCGAGTTCGCCGACATGATCGTGGCCAGCCTGACCGACGGTGACGTGGTGCGGGTGCCCGACGCACGTATTCAGCCGATCGCAGCCAGCGAGGTCGCCGCCCACGTGGCTCGCGCCGCGGTGGGCTCACCGGTCGGAATCGTCGAACTCGGCGGCCCCGACACGATCAGTTTCGCCGAGCTGGCCGAGATCGTGCTGGCCCGTCGCGGTGAACAGCGCACCGTCGTCGTCGATCCGGACGCGACCTACTTCGGCGCCCGGGTCGACGACACCAGTCTGGTCACCGGTGCGGGCGCCGTACTGGGGACGATCCGGCTTACTTGATCTCCGCCAGGACGGTGCCCTGGGTAATCGCGGCGCCCGGCTCGACGGCGAGGCCGGTGATCACACCGTCCTTGTGCGCGGTCACCGGGTTCTCCATCTTCATTGCCTCGAGCACCACGACGAGATCACCTGCGGCCACGGTCTGACCTTCTTCGACGGCGACCTTCACCACGGTGCCCTGCATCGGCGCGGTCACCGCGTCACCCGAGGCGGCAGCACCGGCCTGCGAGCCACGCTTGCGAGCCTTCGGCTTCTTGCGGATCGCGCCGGACTCGGCGTGGCCGCCGCCATTGCCCAACGCCAGGTCTCCGGGCAGCGAGACCTCGACCCGACGGCCGCCGACCTCCACGACCACCTTCTGGCGCTGCTGGGGCTCTTCTTCGTCGACCTGACCACCGCCGGTGAACGGCTCGATGGTGTTGTCCCACTCGGTCTCGATCCAGCGGGTGTGCACCGAGAAGCTGTCACCGTCACCGATGAAGGCCGGGTCGCTGACCACGGCGCGGTGGAACGGGATGACCGTCGCCAGGCCTTCGACGTGGAACTCGTCGAGCGCGCGACGGGAGCGGGCCAGCGCCTCCTCACGGGTGGCGCCGTACACGATCAGCTTGGACAGCATCGAGTCGAACTGACCGCCGATCACCGAGCCGGCCTCCACGCCGGAGTCCAGCCGGACACCGGGGCCGGTGGGGATGTCGTAGCGGGTGACCGGGCCCGGCGCGGGCAGGAAGCCACGGCCGGCGTCCTCGCCGTTGATCCGGAACTCGATCGCGTGACCGCGGGGAGTCGGGTCCTCGGTGATGTCGAGCTTCTCGCCGTTGGCGATCTTGAACTGCTGCAGCACCAGGTCGATGCCGGCGGTCTCCTCGGTGACCGGGTGTTCCACCTGCAGGCGGGTGTTGACCTCGAGGAAGGAGATCAGCCCGTCCTGGCCGACCAGGTACTCGACGGTTCCCGCGCCGTAGTAGCCGGCTTCCTTGCAGATGCGCTTGGCCGACTCGTGGATCTCCTTGCGCTGCGCGTCGGTCAGGAAGGGCGCGGGCGCTTCTTCCACCAGCTTCTGGAAGCGGCGCTGCAGCGAGCAATCCCGGGTGCCGGCGACCACCACGTTGCCGTGGGTGTCGGCGATGACCTGAGCCTCGACGTGGCGCGGCTTGTCCAGGTAGCGCTCGACGAAGCACTCACCGCGGCCGAACGCCGCGATCGCCTCACGGGTGGCCGACTCGAACAGCTCGGGGATCTCTTCGATCGTGCGGGCGACCTTCATGCCGCGGCCGCCGCCACCGAAGGCGGCCTTGATCGCCACCGGCACGCCGTACTCCTTGGCGAAGGCCACCACCTCGTCGGCGTCTTTGACCGGGTCGGGGGTGCCGGGCACCAGCGGCGCCTGGGCGCGCGCGGCGATGTGGCGGGCGGTGACCTTGTCACCGAGGTCGCGGATGGACTGCGGGCTGGGCCCGATCCAGATCAATCCGGCGTCCAGGACGGCCTGGGCGAAGTCGGCGTTCTCACTCAGGAAGCCGTAGCCGGGATGGATGGCGTTGGCGCCGGACTTGGCCGCAGCGTCGAGCAGCTTCTCGAACACGAGGTAGGACTCCGCCGAGGTCTGCCCGCCGAGGGCGAACGCCTCGTCAGCCAGCCGGACGTGCGGTGCGTCGGCGTCGGGTTCGGCGTAGACCGCCACGCTGGCCAGTCCTGCATCCCGGGCCGCCCGGATCACCCGGACCGCGATTTCACCGCGGTTGGCGACGAGGACTTTGGAGATGGTCTGACTGGGCACCGCGCCTCCTGCTTTGCGTGACTCTAAGAACGTTCTTTAAAAATAGGTTCGCACGGCAGTGTAAGCGCCGCTGCTTAGACAGGAATCAGCTGGTACCCCTACTAATGAGTAAGTTCAGGTTCCGGCGAGCAGCCGAATCGGGTCTGTACGGATGGCCTCCGCGGCTTCCCGCAGTAAACGGGGGTCGTGCACGGTGTCGTGATAGGACAGCGTGACCGCGCGTTCGCGGCCGACCGTGGAACTGAAGGCCGAAATATCCGACGGATCCCAGGGCTGCAATCCGGCGTGCAGCGACGGCGGGCGGTCCGTCGACCACGGCAGCTTCTCGAACGGCACGAGCCGGCCGAGGTCTGAGAAACCCAGCTGGAACGTCGCATGGGACGGCACGGATTTCTCCCGGGCCGGCCGCAGTGCCGCGGTGACACTGGACGCCGCCGCGGCGGTCAGTGCCAGCAGCGGCAGCCCCGCCTCGAGGTCGGCTCGGACGTCGGCGTCGATCGCGCGGACATCCCGGCCCGCGGGCACGTGGACGCGCAGCCCGGAGATGAAGTTCCCGTTGACCCGGTCGTCCGGGCGTAGGTAGCGGCGTCCGTCGACGATCAACCGCGCGGTGTCGGACAGCGGCACCCCGGCGGTGCGCAGCGCGGTGTGGACGATGGCGAGCCAGGTGACCGCCCGGCTGGTGCTCGGGGAATCGGCGGCCCGCCACGCGTCCACTTCGCGTTCGACGGTCTGGTCGACGTGGATCACTTCGACGGCGGGGGAGTGGGACCCGGATTCCGTTGCCGGCGATGTGCTGTGCGTGGACGGCCGGTGCCGAGCCTCGGTGACCGCGCTGCGAATTCGGCGTGGGCTGGCGACGAACGTGTGAAACAGGGCCCGCAGCACCGGGTTTGGCGTGTCAAGCTCAGTCAACCAGCTCGAACCGTTGCCCTGGATCACGTCGAAAACCGTTGCGATGCAATCGACATAGAGGTGGGCGTCGCCGAGTCCGTGATCGACGTCGAAGGCCATGTGCCGGTCGGAGAGATAGACGTCCACCGGTCCACGCGGGGCGGTGCGCTGGTTGATGTACTCCAGGACCCCGCGGGATCCACGGGCGGCGACATCGGCGGGCAGCTCGTACACCGTCGGCGACGAGTCGGCGCTCCACGTCCATCTCAGCGCCCGCGGATCGGGGTGTACGCCCAGCCGCGTGTGCGGACCGGACCGGGTAATGGTGTCCAGCGCCCGGGCCACCAGCTCGCGCGGCGGAACGACGACGCCCTCGAGGCAGCCCACATACCGGGTGCCCGCCATGAACCGATCGAGGCCATGGGAGTTGCTGCGCCGAAGCACTGGTTGACCTCCGCTAGGCCGCGTCCCGCAGACGCCGTTTGATCCTGGCCAGCATCGCCGACATGCCGCGCAGCCGCAGCGGGCTGATCAGCGCTGCCAGGCCCAGCTCAGAGTAGAAGTCGTCGGGCACCGCCAGGATGTCCGCCTTCGGCTGGCCGTCGAGTCCGGCCGCCAGGATCGAGGCGAAACCCCGGGTGGTCGGCGCCTCGGCGGGTGCGCTGAAGAACAGCCGCACGTGCTCGGTGTCGGAGGCGTCGACATGCAGGAACAGCGGCGACTGGCATTCGGGCACCGGTTCCATCGCCGCCTCCTCGAGGTCGACGGGCAGCTCCGGGAGGTCGTCGGCGAACTCCAGCAGCAGCTTGAGCTTGTCCTGGCCCTGCACGTCGGCGAAGTCGGACACGACCTCGGCGAGCGCACTGGGCATGCTCATGCTCATGCCGATCCCGGTACGGATCCTGGTTTGTCGCCGGCCAGGATCGGCACCCGCACGGTGTTGCCCCACTCGGTCCAGGAACCGTCGTAGTTCCGGACGCCAGGGATGCCCAACAGGTAGGTGAGAACGAACCAGGTGTGGCTGGAGCGCTCACCGATGCGGCAGTAGGCGATGATGTCGTCGCCGGGCTCGACGAAGGAGTAGACCTCTTCGAGTTCGGCTCGGCTGCGGAACCGGCCGCTGTCATCGGCGGCCTTGGCCCACGGCACCGACACCGCGGTGGGGATGTGGCCGCCGCGCAGCGCACCCTCCTCCGGATAGTCCGGCATATGGGTGCGTTCGCCGGTGTACTCCTGCGGTGAGCGCACGTCGATCAGCGTCGAATGCCCCAGAGAGGCAAGCACATCGTCCTTGTAAGCCCGAATCGCTGCGTCATTGCGCTCGACCACCGGGTAGCCGGAACCGGACTTGGTCGGCACATCGAGGGTGGTGTCGCGGCCGTCGGAGATCCACAGGTCGCGCCCGCCGTTGAGCAGCCGGACGTCCTGGTGGCCGAAGAGGGTGAACACCCACAGCGCGTAGGCGGCCCACCAGTTGCTCTTGTCGCCGTAGATGACGACGGTGTCGTCGCGTGAGATGCCTTTGCGGTTCATCAACTCGGCGAACTGCGCACCGCTGACGTAGTCGCGCACCTGCTGGTCGTTGAGGTCGGTGTGCCAGTCGATCTTGACCGCACCGGGGATGTGGCCGATGTCGTAGAGCAACACGTCTTCGTCGGACTCCACGATGGCCAGCCCGGGCGTGCCGAGGTGCGCCGACAGCCAGTCGGCGGTGACCAAGCGCTCCGGATGGGCGTAGTCCTTCAGGGTGGGGCTGGGATCTGCGGGAAGCGGCACGACGACGAGCCTACCGCTGAT from the Mycolicibacterium crocinum genome contains:
- a CDS encoding DNA topoisomerase IB; amino-acid sequence: MRLRRSSVNGPGLRRVRRGKGFSYYTADGELLTDEKTVQRIKDLVIPPAWRKVWISPHPNGHIQAVGTDAAGRRQYLYHQKWQEERSEEKFDRVLQMSSGLSEWRSRIAEDLNGHGLTRDRVLALALHLLDRGYFRAGGEAYAEENNSYGIATLLCDHVTVSGGAVVFDYPAKSGVQRNWTISDPDVVAVVRELRRCSPSGRLLVCQTDSGWVDIHSDDLNAKFKELLGEDYSVKDLRTWHGTVLAAAAFVDADPPVNKTVRKRVEAAVMKEVSEELGNTPAVARSSYVDPRVVTAYENGTTIAAAAKRARKEKNSNRAQAILEKATATMIRRVAKSR
- a CDS encoding ATP-binding protein, yielding MTDGESQGGAHQRGDSAVELRVAARLENLAVLRTVVGAVGTFEDLDFDAVADLRLAVDEACTRLIRSASPEATLVVVVDAHDDVVVVEASTTCDTYDVVTPGSFSWHVLSSLTDDVQTFHNGHESSGDGQVFGITLTTRRAGSGQ
- a CDS encoding RNA polymerase sigma factor SigF, with the translated sequence MFRELAKLDADSPQFQRQRDRIVERCLPLADHIARRFDGRGEPRDDLVQVARVGLVNAVIRYDVETGSDFVSFAVPTIMGEVRRHFRDNSWSVKVPRRLKELHLRLGAATSELSQRLGRAPTASELAVELGMEREEVIEGLVAGSSYNTLSIDSGGSGSDEDAPAIMDTLGDVDLSLDQIENREALRPLLAALPERERTVLLLRFFESLTQTQIAERVGISQMHVSRLLAKSLTRLRDQLQ
- a CDS encoding STAS domain-containing protein; its protein translation is MSHSVDCHTARFTTIWPDDTVGIITVQGELDASNAVAFADHVDECAGTGSHLVLDLSPLAFFGTAGFSALHTINVRCANASARWVMVTGDAVARLLRVCDPDHTLPVAESVREAIEMLDGEPRRLLQLVPEPS
- a CDS encoding nucleotidyltransferase family protein; its protein translation is MSKSSVTAGVLLAAGAGTRYGMPKVLAAHGAWLRSAVAALAGGGCADVVVVLGAAIVDVPAPARAVIADDWRQGMGISLHTGLAAISHADFCVILTVDTPDIGADVVARVLAAARSSQSGIARATYDGRPGHPVVIARRHWPALDESLHGDEGARRFLAARTDVVAVDCADLATGRDVDTATPSD
- a CDS encoding DUF1707 SHOCT-like domain-containing protein; the encoded protein is MDRVSEDEGVRIGTAEREEAQALLSRQFSEGRLNPDEFSERSAAVAAAVTRADLAPIFADLPAKPGGDRTPDLVRARDWRAIVMALIPLVALGFTILVPHGWLAWLALPVLGMLLYGRR
- a CDS encoding SDR family oxidoreductase; translated protein: MRITVFGATGQIGRQVVELLTGEGHDVVAASRQSGVDVLTSDGVADAVRDTHVLVDVLNSPSYEDEPVLEFFGTATRTLVAAARTAGVGHYVALSIVGVTRLPTSGYMRAKVAQETLIEASGLPYTIVRATQFIEFADMIVASLTDGDVVRVPDARIQPIAASEVAAHVARAAVGSPVGIVELGGPDTISFAELAEIVLARRGEQRTVVVDPDATYFGARVDDTSLVTGAGAVLGTIRLT
- a CDS encoding acetyl/propionyl/methylcrotonyl-CoA carboxylase subunit alpha; protein product: MPSQTISKVLVANRGEIAVRVIRAARDAGLASVAVYAEPDADAPHVRLADEAFALGGQTSAESYLVFEKLLDAAAKSGANAIHPGYGFLSENADFAQAVLDAGLIWIGPSPQSIRDLGDKVTARHIAARAQAPLVPGTPDPVKDADEVVAFAKEYGVPVAIKAAFGGGGRGMKVARTIEEIPELFESATREAIAAFGRGECFVERYLDKPRHVEAQVIADTHGNVVVAGTRDCSLQRRFQKLVEEAPAPFLTDAQRKEIHESAKRICKEAGYYGAGTVEYLVGQDGLISFLEVNTRLQVEHPVTEETAGIDLVLQQFKIANGEKLDITEDPTPRGHAIEFRINGEDAGRGFLPAPGPVTRYDIPTGPGVRLDSGVEAGSVIGGQFDSMLSKLIVYGATREEALARSRRALDEFHVEGLATVIPFHRAVVSDPAFIGDGDSFSVHTRWIETEWDNTIEPFTGGGQVDEEEPQQRQKVVVEVGGRRVEVSLPGDLALGNGGGHAESGAIRKKPKARKRGSQAGAAASGDAVTAPMQGTVVKVAVEEGQTVAAGDLVVVLEAMKMENPVTAHKDGVITGLAVEPGAAITQGTVLAEIK
- a CDS encoding SufE family protein; this translates as MSMPSALAEVVSDFADVQGQDKLKLLLEFADDLPELPVDLEEAAMEPVPECQSPLFLHVDASDTEHVRLFFSAPAEAPTTRGFASILAAGLDGQPKADILAVPDDFYSELGLAALISPLRLRGMSAMLARIKRRLRDAA
- a CDS encoding sulfurtransferase — encoded protein: MPLPADPSPTLKDYAHPERLVTADWLSAHLGTPGLAIVESDEDVLLYDIGHIPGAVKIDWHTDLNDQQVRDYVSGAQFAELMNRKGISRDDTVVIYGDKSNWWAAYALWVFTLFGHQDVRLLNGGRDLWISDGRDTTLDVPTKSGSGYPVVERNDAAIRAYKDDVLASLGHSTLIDVRSPQEYTGERTHMPDYPEEGALRGGHIPTAVSVPWAKAADDSGRFRSRAELEEVYSFVEPGDDIIAYCRIGERSSHTWFVLTYLLGIPGVRNYDGSWTEWGNTVRVPILAGDKPGSVPGSA